One Phormidium ambiguum IAM M-71 DNA window includes the following coding sequences:
- a CDS encoding saccharopine dehydrogenase family protein yields MNEKILIIGGSGRIGSSVAADLVNHTKADITITGRDVVTGNKVAQKLGTKVKFLALDLAETEKLREAIKSNKIVIHCAGPFHYRDANVLKTCIEEGADYLDVSDHRSFTSKALEYKTAAEAAGITAIVNTGIFPGISNSMVRQGVEKLDKAEKIHLSYVVAGSGGAGITVMRTTFLGLQNPFVAWIDGKWQELKPYSDRETIEFPAPYGRTGVYWYDMPETFTLPDTFPVQTVITKFGSIPDFYNYLTWWVAKTWPNSWIQNRNVIEFLANVSFKMTNVSDRFSGIGVAIRSLVTGEKDGKTVNYCSTLVHENTSISAGYGTGSIAELILEGKLKKPGVWAVEQALPTDLFEQTMASRGVKIQEEWL; encoded by the coding sequence ATGAATGAAAAAATTTTAATTATTGGAGGAAGCGGGAGAATTGGCAGTAGTGTGGCGGCGGATTTAGTCAACCACACCAAAGCAGATATTACTATTACTGGTAGAGATGTTGTAACTGGAAATAAAGTAGCCCAAAAATTGGGAACTAAAGTCAAATTTTTGGCTTTAGATTTAGCAGAGACAGAAAAATTAAGAGAAGCAATTAAATCTAACAAAATAGTTATACATTGTGCAGGCCCTTTTCATTACCGAGATGCTAATGTTTTAAAAACTTGTATTGAAGAAGGTGCTGATTATTTGGATGTCAGCGATCATCGATCGTTCACTAGCAAAGCATTAGAATACAAAACAGCAGCAGAAGCAGCAGGAATTACCGCTATTGTAAACACCGGAATTTTTCCGGGTATTTCTAATAGCATGGTGCGCCAAGGTGTAGAAAAATTAGACAAAGCAGAAAAAATTCATTTAAGTTACGTTGTCGCTGGATCTGGTGGCGCAGGAATTACCGTAATGCGAACCACCTTTTTAGGTTTGCAAAATCCGTTTGTCGCTTGGATTGATGGGAAATGGCAAGAGTTAAAACCTTATAGCGATCGAGAAACGATCGAATTCCCCGCACCCTACGGACGCACAGGAGTTTACTGGTATGATATGCCAGAAACCTTTACCCTTCCTGATACTTTCCCTGTCCAAACTGTAATTACAAAATTCGGTTCTATACCCGATTTTTACAATTATCTAACTTGGTGGGTAGCGAAAACTTGGCCGAATAGTTGGATTCAAAATCGCAACGTAATTGAGTTTTTAGCTAATGTTAGTTTTAAGATGACTAATGTTAGCGATCGCTTTAGCGGTATTGGCGTAGCAATTCGTTCCCTAGTAACGGGAGAAAAAGACGGGAAAACGGTCAACTATTGCTCTACTTTAGTCCATGAAAATACCTCAATATCCGCAGGTTATGGAACAGGTAGTATAGCCGAATTAATCTTAGAAGGTAAGCTGAAAAAACCCGGAGTTTGGGCTGTAGAACAAGCACTTCCTACCGATTTGTTTGAACAAACAATGGCAAGTCGAGGAGTAAAAATTCAGGAAGAATGGTTATAG
- the crtO gene encoding beta-carotene ketolase CrtO, whose protein sequence is MESYDVVIIGAGHNGLVCAAYLLKAGYSVLLLEKRSVPGGAATTEEVIPDKAPGFKFNLCAIDHEFIHLGPVVQELELEKYGLEYLFCDPVVFCPHPDGKYFLAHRSVEKTCAEIAKFNQRDAKKYAEFTDFWQRAIGAMIPMFNAPPKSVVDILGNYDFKKIKDLISVIGSTNKTLDFVRTMLTSAEDLLNEWYDEEFIKAPLARLASELGAPPSQKTLGIGAIMMAMRHNPGMARPKGGTGALVKALVNLVTSLGGKILTDQKVERILIDNGQAVGVRVAGGTEYRANRGVISNIDARRVFLQLMDESDVDAADPDLRERLERRIVNNNETILKIDLAMDEPLRFVHHNHRDEYLIGSVLIADTVRQVEIAHSDPSVGKIPLENPSMYVVQPTMLDPSMAPDGKHTVWIEFFAPYNVFGAEGTGLNGTGWTDELKNKVADRVIDKLAEYAPNVKTATFARRVESPAELGERLGAYKGNYYHIDMTLDQMVFFRPLPEIANYKTPIEGLFLSGAGTHPGGSISGMPGRNCARVFLHSQQPFAQTLTDAANSLKSTAKSIFKTF, encoded by the coding sequence ATGGAAAGTTATGATGTGGTAATTATTGGTGCAGGTCACAATGGATTAGTTTGTGCTGCATACCTTTTAAAAGCAGGATATAGCGTTTTATTACTGGAAAAGCGATCGGTCCCTGGAGGTGCAGCAACGACAGAAGAAGTCATCCCAGACAAAGCACCAGGGTTTAAATTTAACCTCTGTGCCATTGACCACGAGTTTATTCATTTAGGGCCTGTAGTTCAAGAATTAGAACTGGAAAAATACGGTTTAGAATATCTATTTTGCGACCCAGTTGTATTTTGTCCCCATCCCGATGGAAAATACTTTTTAGCACATCGTTCTGTAGAAAAAACTTGTGCCGAAATTGCCAAATTTAATCAACGAGATGCTAAAAAATATGCTGAATTTACTGACTTTTGGCAACGCGCGATCGGGGCAATGATTCCCATGTTTAATGCCCCACCAAAATCAGTGGTTGACATTTTGGGTAATTACGATTTTAAAAAGATTAAAGATTTAATTTCAGTCATTGGTTCTACTAACAAAACCCTTGATTTTGTGCGTACCATGCTAACCAGCGCTGAGGATCTACTCAATGAATGGTATGACGAAGAATTTATTAAAGCACCTTTAGCAAGATTAGCATCAGAATTGGGTGCCCCGCCTTCGCAAAAAACTCTCGGTATTGGCGCAATTATGATGGCAATGCGTCATAATCCGGGTATGGCTAGACCAAAAGGTGGTACAGGTGCTTTAGTTAAAGCTTTGGTGAATTTAGTTACTAGTTTGGGTGGCAAAATTCTCACCGATCAAAAAGTAGAAAGAATCTTAATTGATAATGGTCAAGCTGTCGGCGTGCGAGTCGCTGGAGGTACAGAATATCGCGCTAATCGCGGGGTAATTTCTAATATTGATGCCAGACGAGTATTCTTGCAATTAATGGATGAAAGCGATGTAGATGCTGCCGATCCAGATTTGCGGGAACGCTTAGAACGTCGCATTGTGAATAACAATGAAACTATCCTGAAAATTGACTTGGCAATGGATGAACCTTTACGCTTTGTGCATCATAATCACAGAGATGAATATTTAATCGGTTCAGTGTTAATTGCTGATACAGTAAGACAGGTAGAAATTGCTCACAGCGATCCTTCTGTTGGTAAAATTCCTTTAGAAAATCCTTCGATGTATGTGGTACAACCAACAATGTTAGACCCTTCGATGGCACCCGATGGAAAACATACTGTTTGGATTGAATTCTTTGCGCCCTATAATGTTTTTGGGGCGGAAGGAACTGGTTTAAATGGTACTGGTTGGACGGATGAATTGAAAAACAAAGTTGCCGATCGCGTCATCGATAAACTAGCAGAATACGCCCCTAATGTAAAGACAGCAACTTTCGCTCGTCGCGTAGAAAGTCCCGCAGAATTAGGCGAACGTTTAGGAGCATATAAAGGTAATTATTACCACATTGATATGACGCTAGATCAAATGGTGTTTTTCCGTCCTTTACCAGAAATAGCTAACTACAAAACACCAATTGAAGGACTATTTTTGAGCGGTGCGGGGACTCATCCCGGTGGTTCAATTTCAGGAATGCCAGGAAGAAATTGCGCTCGCGTTTTCCTGCATTCTCAACAACCATTTGCCCAAACTTTAACTGATGCAGCAAATTCACTGAAATCAACCGCAAAATCAATTTTCAAAACCTTTTAA
- a CDS encoding DUF1206 domain-containing protein: MKQQTSDVQQKARQLAADPWVEKLARLGLVSKGIVYSIVGILAAQAAFGFGGRTTDSAGALETIVTQPFGKFLLALIAVGLLGYMLWRFIQAFLNPENKGNFTRFGSFIAGVIYAGLSLTAVRLIMGSGGANNNSTEDWTARLMSQPFGQWLVGTVGALIIGFGFYEFYKAFTAKFREDLKWQEMDHHERKLATNLGRFGYTARAIVLVVIGFFLIQAARFSNPNQARGFGGALAALAGQPYGPWILGVVAIGLLAYGIYTMVESRYRRIITT, from the coding sequence ATGAAACAACAAACAAGCGATGTACAACAAAAAGCTAGACAACTTGCAGCCGATCCTTGGGTCGAAAAACTTGCTAGATTGGGTTTAGTTTCCAAAGGAATCGTTTACTCAATAGTGGGAATTTTAGCAGCGCAAGCTGCTTTTGGTTTTGGTGGCAGAACTACTGATAGTGCAGGTGCTTTGGAAACAATTGTTACTCAACCTTTTGGCAAGTTCTTATTAGCTTTAATAGCTGTTGGTTTATTAGGTTATATGCTTTGGCGATTTATCCAAGCATTTTTAAACCCGGAAAATAAAGGCAATTTTACACGCTTTGGCAGTTTTATTGCTGGGGTGATTTATGCTGGTTTGTCATTAACTGCTGTTAGATTAATTATGGGTTCTGGAGGTGCAAATAATAATTCCACTGAAGATTGGACGGCGCGTTTAATGTCGCAACCTTTTGGTCAATGGTTAGTAGGAACTGTGGGTGCGTTAATAATTGGTTTTGGATTTTATGAGTTTTATAAAGCTTTTACTGCTAAGTTTCGGGAAGATTTAAAGTGGCAAGAAATGGATCATCATGAGAGAAAGTTAGCAACTAATCTTGGTAGATTTGGTTACACTGCTAGGGCTATAGTTTTGGTTGTAATTGGCTTTTTCTTGATTCAAGCGGCGCGGTTTTCTAATCCTAATCAAGCGAGAGGTTTTGGTGGTGCATTGGCGGCGTTAGCTGGTCAACCTTATGGGCCTTGGATTTTAGGGGTTGTGGCGATCGGCTTATTAGCTTATGGTATTTATACAATGGTGGAATCCAGATATCGGCGAATTATCACTACATGA
- a CDS encoding DUF2993 domain-containing protein has translation MSANQPGLGEQALSKAAEMGLSTQLDEVEELNVDIHTNPIKVMQGELDSVKIEGKGLVMKEELRTEKLQVEVGNIAINPLSAAFGKIELSHPTQAATQVVLTEEDINRAFNSEFLREKLQDIKVNLQNNAVTVDTKKVELYLPSNDKFSLSATFHVRETGETKQTAFTAVPKIASGGNRISLEQVEYNKGQEISPELTEALLGKTSDLLDLNDFELKGISLCLKKLDVQPGKLFLDAEAYVREFPTS, from the coding sequence ATGTCAGCAAATCAACCAGGGCTAGGGGAACAAGCACTTAGTAAAGCAGCAGAAATGGGATTATCTACTCAGTTAGATGAAGTTGAAGAACTGAATGTAGATATTCACACAAATCCAATTAAAGTAATGCAGGGTGAATTGGATTCTGTGAAGATTGAAGGCAAAGGTTTAGTGATGAAAGAAGAGTTGCGAACAGAGAAATTGCAAGTGGAGGTTGGGAATATTGCAATTAATCCTCTGAGTGCAGCTTTTGGTAAAATTGAGCTTTCTCATCCAACACAAGCCGCAACGCAAGTTGTGTTAACAGAAGAAGATATTAACCGCGCCTTCAATTCTGAATTTCTTAGAGAAAAGCTGCAAGATATTAAAGTAAATTTGCAAAATAACGCTGTAACTGTAGATACCAAAAAAGTAGAACTTTACCTTCCAAGTAATGACAAATTTAGCCTGAGTGCAACTTTTCATGTACGAGAAACAGGAGAAACAAAGCAAACTGCTTTTACCGCTGTTCCCAAAATTGCATCGGGGGGAAATCGCATATCTCTAGAACAAGTGGAGTATAACAAAGGTCAAGAAATTTCGCCAGAACTTACAGAAGCTTTGTTAGGCAAGACTAGTGATTTGTTAGATTTGAATGATTTTGAACTTAAAGGAATTTCGTTGTGTTTGAAAAAGTTAGATGTTCAACCGGGAAAACTTTTTTTAGACGCTGAAGCTTATGTAAGAGAATTTCCAACGTCTTAA
- a CDS encoding DUF2993 domain-containing protein, translating to MSQEEQHNLEEQVISAAVEMGLSTQLDSAENLNVDVQTNLLEIVQGQAHSVSVSGQGLVVQKDIRVQEMEIQTDKIAINPLSVLFGEIKLSEPTDVSARIALSEDDLNRALNSDYVRRQMQGFKLDVDGQAVIMEIQKMSIKLPDVNTIVFNGSTTLQEGKNSRLLDFQAVIHPGNIFEPLFVEAFQCHPSPGISLQFAVALMEKFKELVFSPYFAVNGTAVRVRKMELEKGQLTIYTTAKITEIPS from the coding sequence ATGTCACAAGAAGAGCAACATAACTTAGAAGAACAAGTAATCTCAGCAGCTGTAGAAATGGGGCTATCTACTCAACTAGATTCAGCAGAAAATCTTAACGTAGATGTACAAACCAATTTACTAGAAATAGTCCAAGGACAAGCACATTCCGTTTCTGTTTCCGGTCAAGGTTTGGTAGTACAAAAAGATATTCGGGTACAAGAAATGGAAATCCAAACAGATAAAATTGCAATTAATCCATTAAGTGTACTTTTTGGGGAAATTAAACTTTCTGAACCAACGGATGTTTCTGCTAGAATTGCACTTTCAGAAGACGATCTAAATCGAGCCTTAAATTCTGATTATGTCCGTAGACAGATGCAAGGGTTTAAACTCGATGTAGATGGTCAAGCTGTAATTATGGAAATCCAAAAGATGAGTATTAAACTGCCTGATGTTAACACAATTGTTTTTAACGGTAGCACAACATTGCAAGAAGGTAAAAATAGTCGATTATTAGATTTTCAAGCAGTAATTCATCCTGGTAATATTTTTGAGCCTTTGTTTGTTGAAGCTTTTCAATGTCATCCTTCTCCCGGTATTTCCTTGCAATTTGCTGTTGCTTTAATGGAGAAGTTTAAAGAATTGGTATTCTCGCCGTATTTTGCCGTGAATGGAACAGCTGTGCGGGTACGAAAAATGGAATTAGAGAAAGGTCAATTAACAATTTATACCACAGCTAAAATTACAGAGATTCCCTCTTAA
- a CDS encoding cytochrome P450, which yields MKQLQGPQSPTFVQTLQWIFRPMQYMEECAKRYGDIFTIQLGAEFDPLVYVSNPKALQQILTNDTTKPFTAPGDINKIFEPLTGKLSIFGLSGKQHQRQRQLMMPPFHGDRMLTYANTIAEVTEKIMSRWQVGESFCARTSTQAITLRVIMQAVFGLYDGPRAQQLEKVLGEMIDEASSPLSVTMIYFPFLQKDLGAWSPWGKYLRRKAQVDQLIYDEIRERRANFDPSRTDILNLLMEARDEAGEGMTDEELHDELMALLLAGHETTATALAWALYWIHQIPEVRSKLLAELDTLGENPDPNAIFKLPYLNAVCCETLRIYPVAMLTFPRVVQEPVNLAGYALQPGTVLLGSIYLTHQREDLYPEPKKFKPERFLERQFSPYEFLPFGAGARRCIGFAFAQFEMKMVLAKMLSRFDLQLVDNNEIKPVRRGLVTAPNRSIQLLVKGKSRIKSRTVEAVAN from the coding sequence ATGAAACAACTACAAGGCCCTCAAAGTCCCACCTTCGTACAAACACTCCAATGGATTTTTCGCCCTATGCAGTATATGGAAGAGTGCGCCAAACGCTACGGCGACATTTTCACCATACAACTGGGTGCGGAATTTGACCCTTTAGTGTATGTCAGCAACCCGAAAGCGCTTCAGCAGATTTTGACCAACGATACAACAAAACCCTTTACTGCTCCAGGTGATATCAACAAAATTTTTGAACCTCTCACGGGAAAGTTATCTATTTTTGGACTCAGTGGAAAGCAACACCAGCGTCAGCGCCAGTTGATGATGCCGCCTTTTCATGGCGATCGAATGCTAACTTATGCTAATACAATTGCTGAAGTGACAGAGAAAATCATGAGTCGCTGGCAGGTAGGCGAGTCTTTTTGTGCGCGGACTTCGACGCAAGCGATTACTCTGCGGGTAATTATGCAAGCAGTGTTTGGCTTATATGATGGCCCACGCGCTCAACAGTTGGAAAAAGTTCTCGGCGAGATGATCGATGAAGCGAGTTCTCCCTTGAGCGTGACTATGATTTATTTTCCATTCTTGCAAAAAGATTTGGGTGCTTGGAGTCCTTGGGGTAAATACCTGCGTCGCAAAGCACAAGTCGATCAACTTATTTATGACGAAATTCGGGAACGTCGAGCAAATTTCGACCCATCGCGCACAGATATTCTCAACTTGCTAATGGAAGCAAGAGATGAGGCGGGAGAAGGGATGACTGATGAAGAATTGCATGATGAATTAATGGCGCTTTTGCTAGCAGGACATGAAACTACTGCAACAGCTTTAGCTTGGGCATTATACTGGATTCACCAAATCCCAGAAGTGCGGTCAAAATTATTAGCTGAATTGGATACTTTGGGCGAAAATCCAGACCCCAATGCTATTTTTAAATTACCTTATCTCAATGCAGTTTGTTGCGAAACTCTGAGAATTTATCCTGTGGCGATGCTAACTTTTCCTAGAGTGGTGCAAGAACCTGTAAATTTAGCGGGTTACGCTCTGCAACCAGGGACAGTTTTATTAGGTTCAATTTATCTAACTCATCAGCGAGAAGATTTATACCCAGAACCGAAAAAGTTTAAACCAGAAAGATTTTTAGAACGGCAATTTTCCCCTTACGAATTTTTGCCTTTTGGCGCTGGCGCACGTCGTTGTATTGGTTTTGCTTTTGCTCAATTTGAAATGAAAATGGTATTAGCAAAAATGCTTTCGCGGTTTGATTTACAATTGGTTGATAATAATGAGATTAAACCTGTTCGTCGCGGTTTAGTAACTGCACCTAATCGGAGTATTCAGTTATTAGTGAAGGGTAAAAGCCGAATAAAATCTCGCACAGTGGAGGCTGTAGCTAATTAA
- a CDS encoding transketolase produces the protein MTATTPKATSAFPDFCEGIQYFGEALPSFDIYGKTPAIAEGKTAISNPSDPNAVYQTLLFADALRYLTLQITGSKASGHPGGFASSAEAHAALIMLGYKNIITEVGHHAPGFYSSMFLDRSLEDMGIYNVQQLRDRFREKHGLLGHLSGFIPGILAPAGPLGQGQHFAMAAALLHRDKLFPFTMGDGGMGEPYPMSSMAHFNTAFGGVTNFLPVLIWNGFSQEHHSMVSTKTNAEMLQYWRGNGFAEVVLIDAKDFDDQNQPGDYIDSTAFSFEQRLAFTKAVLEGVDKAAKSALSGKLTAFIIKQLKGAGVHARGAKSHNLYPKDTLDAPHIVNALKGRSLTAETWQLVRTNCERAGGGPAAKTAVTEFELPLPELGQLPLEEYAVGGDPKVSTTAMGALVGKVGQSDRTFLVTNADGNEASGIANINQALKIIHPTTDDLYNQSPNGQVYEPLSEDACAGLAVGLSLMGARTLWCSYESFAINGLPIWQTVTQAMAELRRQTPATITLFTAGALEQGRNGWTHQRPEIEAYFAAMMRNGNVFPLFPPDANSIQACYEWALTTKNKGIVITASKSPLPIRTTFAQTRQGLKDGAVVLHEVAGGKKVVFAVVGDMTLMPVFEAATFLENEGIGAKIVSIINPRRLYRPTDVAWDTCSEADGEFLSDEKFAEIFDGDALIGVTGGASGMLEPIMLRSNSKRDTFAWKRGETTASAGELMAFNGLTAEALTKRAIELIH, from the coding sequence ATGACAGCAACTACACCAAAAGCAACTTCAGCATTTCCCGATTTTTGTGAAGGTATTCAATATTTTGGGGAAGCGCTACCAAGTTTTGATATTTATGGTAAAACACCTGCTATTGCTGAGGGAAAAACAGCAATTTCCAATCCTAGCGATCCAAATGCAGTTTATCAAACTCTTTTGTTTGCTGATGCGCTGCGTTATTTAACTTTGCAAATTACCGGATCGAAAGCCTCTGGACACCCAGGCGGTTTTGCCAGTTCTGCGGAAGCTCATGCGGCGTTAATTATGCTGGGCTACAAGAATATTATCACCGAAGTTGGACACCACGCCCCAGGTTTTTATAGTTCGATGTTTCTCGATCGCTCTTTGGAAGACATGGGCATTTATAATGTGCAACAATTGCGCGATCGTTTCCGTGAAAAACACGGTTTGTTAGGGCACCTTTCCGGTTTTATTCCCGGCATTCTCGCACCTGCTGGCCCCTTGGGACAAGGGCAACATTTTGCAATGGCAGCTGCACTATTGCACAGAGATAAACTTTTCCCCTTTACGATGGGTGATGGTGGCATGGGTGAACCTTACCCAATGAGCAGTATGGCACATTTCAACACTGCTTTTGGTGGAGTAACTAACTTTTTACCCGTGTTAATTTGGAATGGTTTCAGTCAGGAACATCACAGCATGGTTTCCACTAAAACCAATGCCGAAATGTTGCAATATTGGCGCGGAAATGGTTTTGCCGAAGTCGTTTTAATTGATGCCAAAGATTTTGACGATCAAAATCAACCTGGTGATTATATTGATAGCACCGCCTTTTCTTTTGAACAACGTCTCGCCTTTACCAAAGCAGTATTAGAAGGTGTGGATAAAGCAGCGAAATCTGCACTTAGCGGCAAATTAACTGCATTTATTATCAAACAATTAAAAGGTGCAGGAGTTCACGCCAGAGGTGCAAAATCTCATAACCTTTATCCCAAAGATACCTTAGATGCACCACACATTGTTAACGCTTTAAAAGGTCGGTCATTAACTGCGGAAACATGGCAATTAGTCAGAACAAATTGCGAACGTGCTGGTGGTGGCCCTGCGGCGAAAACTGCGGTAACTGAATTTGAATTACCATTGCCAGAATTAGGACAATTGCCTTTAGAAGAATATGCAGTTGGCGGAGATCCGAAAGTTTCGACTACGGCAATGGGTGCTTTGGTGGGTAAAGTGGGACAGAGCGATCGGACATTTTTAGTCACCAACGCTGATGGCAACGAAGCATCAGGAATTGCCAACATTAACCAAGCATTAAAAATCATTCACCCCACCACAGATGACCTTTACAACCAATCACCAAACGGTCAAGTTTACGAACCTTTGAGTGAAGATGCTTGTGCAGGTTTAGCAGTTGGATTATCCTTAATGGGTGCCAGAACTTTGTGGTGTTCCTACGAATCTTTTGCCATCAATGGTTTACCAATTTGGCAAACTGTTACCCAAGCAATGGCAGAATTACGCCGTCAAACTCCTGCCACAATTACCTTATTTACTGCTGGTGCATTAGAGCAAGGACGCAACGGTTGGACACACCAACGCCCGGAAATTGAAGCATATTTTGCGGCGATGATGCGGAATGGCAATGTGTTCCCATTATTCCCACCTGATGCTAACAGTATTCAAGCCTGTTATGAGTGGGCTTTAACGACAAAAAACAAAGGAATTGTGATTACTGCAAGTAAATCACCTTTACCAATTCGCACTACTTTTGCCCAAACACGCCAAGGTTTAAAAGATGGCGCAGTCGTGTTGCATGAAGTTGCTGGTGGTAAGAAAGTTGTGTTTGCAGTTGTGGGCGATATGACATTAATGCCAGTGTTTGAAGCAGCAACTTTCTTAGAAAATGAAGGTATTGGCGCGAAGATTGTTTCTATTATCAATCCCCGCCGTTTGTATCGTCCAACTGATGTCGCTTGGGATACTTGTTCGGAAGCAGATGGCGAATTTTTGAGTGATGAAAAGTTTGCCGAAATCTTTGATGGAGATGCGTTAATTGGTGTAACTGGTGGCGCTTCGGGAATGTTAGAACCAATCATGTTACGCAGTAATTCTAAACGCGATACTTTCGCTTGGAAGCGGGGAGAAACTACCGCTTCTGCTGGTGAATTAATGGCGTTTAATGGGTTGACTGCGGAGGCGTTGACTAAGAGAGCGATCGAATTAATTCACTAA